Proteins found in one Terriglobales bacterium genomic segment:
- a CDS encoding histidine triad nucleotide-binding protein, whose protein sequence is MPDCLFCKIIAGEAPSRKVYEDDRVYVFEDLRPQAPTHVLIVPRKHIVGLKEAEAGDAEIIGYTQLVAAKIARERGIERGYRTVLNVGPDSGQSVFHLHLHLLGGRKLTWPPG, encoded by the coding sequence ATGCCCGATTGTCTGTTCTGCAAGATCATTGCGGGCGAAGCGCCCTCGCGCAAAGTTTACGAGGACGACAGAGTCTACGTCTTTGAAGACCTCCGGCCGCAGGCTCCCACCCACGTACTTATCGTTCCGAGAAAACATATTGTCGGGCTGAAGGAAGCTGAAGCAGGCGACGCAGAAATCATCGGCTACACGCAGTTGGTAGCGGCCAAGATCGCGCGCGAGCGCGGAATCGAGCGCGGCTACCGGACGGTCTTAAACGTGGGACCCGACTCAGGCCAGTCGGTATTTCATCTTCATTTACACCTGCTTGGCGGGCGCAAACTCACCTGGCCGCCGGGATAA